A segment of the Amycolatopsis thermophila genome:
CTGGATGAACTGCGGCGCGAGCCCCATCGACGGCTCGTCGAGCAGCAGCAGCCGGGGCTTGGCCATCAGCGCCCGGCCCATCGCCAGCATCTGCTGCTCACCGCCGGAGAGGGTGCCGCCGGCCTGGTTGCGCCGTTCGGCCAGGCGCGGGAACAGGTCGAACACCCGGTCCAGGTCGGGCTGCAGGTTGCGGCGGTCCTTGCGGGCGTAGGCACCCATGTCCAGGTTCTCCGCCACCGTCATGCCCGGGAACACCCCGCGCCCCTCGGGCACCTGCGAGATGCCGCGGACGACTCGCAGGTCGGCGCGCAGCTTCGTGATGTCCTCGCCGGCGAAGCTGATCCGGCCCGCGGACAGCGGGCGGATGCCGGAGATCGCGCGCATCGTGGTGCTCTTGCCCGCGCCGTTGGCGCCGATCAGGGCGACGATCTCGCCCTCGTCGACGGTCAGCGACAGCTCCGAGACCGCCTGGATCCGTCCGTAGTGGACGGACACACCGTCCAGCTCAAGCAGCGTCATCGTCGGGCACTCCCAGGTAGGCGGCGATCACAGCGGGGTTCTCCCTGATCTCGGCCGGCAGTCCGTCGGCGATCTTCTTGCCGAACTCCAGGACGACGATCCGGTCGGTCACGCCCATGACGAGCTTCATGTCGTGCTCGATCAGCAGCACGGTGAAGCCGTCGTCGCGGATCTTGCGGATCAGCCCCATGAGCTCTTCCTTCTCCGCCGGGTTGAACCCGGCGGCCGGCTCGTCGAGGCACAGCAGCTTCGGCTCGGTGGCCATCGCCCGCGCGATCTCCAGGCGGCGCTGGTAGCCGTAGGGCAGGTTCTTCGCCTTGTCCGCGGCCCGGTCGGCGATGCCGACGAACTCCAGCAGCGCCATCGCCCGCTCGACCGCGGTCTTCTCCTCGCGGTGGTGCCGCGGCAGGCGCAGCAGCGCACCGACGACGCTCGTGCGGTGGCGGGCATCGGTGCCCACCACCACGTTCTCCAGCGCGGTCATCTCGCCGAAGAGGCGGATGTTCTGGAAGGTGCGGGCGATGCCGCGGCGGGTGATCTCGTGCCGGGAGGCCTTGCCCAGCGGCTTGTCCTCCAGCAGCACCTGCCCCGACGTGGGCCGGTAGACGCCGGTCATCGCGTTGAAGCAGGTGGTCTTGCCGGCGCCGTTGGGCCCGATCAGGCCCAGGATCTCGCCGCGGCGGATGCCGAACGACACCGAGTCCAGCGCGGTCAGGCCGCCGAACTTGAGCGTGACGTCGCGCAGCTCCAGCAGGGTCTGGCCGACCTCGACCTGAATGTCCCGGTCGACGGCGACGGCCTCGGCGACCTCGGCCTCATGCTCGGCGAGCTCTGCGGCGTTCATCCGCGCGACCTCGGCGACCAGGCCGCCCTCGAACGGGGTGTCCTCGTGCGGATGGCTCATCGGGGACCTCCCTGCATGTCGGCGGACAGCGCACTGTCCCCGCTGATCTGCTCGCCGCGGCCCAGCAGGCGCTGGTAGGCCTGGCGGCCGCGGGCCAGCAGCCGCTGGCGGGCGCCGAGCAGGCCCTGCGGGCGGAAGATCATCAGGATGATCAGCGCGATGCCGAAGATCAGGTAGTTGTAGTCGGCCAGCTGCACGAACCGCAGCGGCAGGTAGGCCACCACGATCGCGCCGAGGAGGACGCCCACCTTGTTGCCCGCGCCGCCGAGCACCACCGCGGCCAGGAACAGCATCGAGGTGATGACGTCGAAGGACTGGTTGTTGACGAACCCGAGCTTGCCCGCGTAGAGGGCGCCGGACAGGCCGCCGATGGCGGCGCCGATGACGAACGCCCAGATCTTGAACCGGAACACGGCGACGCCCATGATCTCGGCGACGTCCTCGTCCTCCCGGATGGACACCCAGGCGCGGCCCACGCGGCTGCGTTCCAGGTTCCCCACCAGGAGCAGGATCGCGATGATGATCGTGATCGTCAGCCAGTACCACTGGGTGGCGTTGGCGAAGAACGGCTTGCCCGCGGAGTCGGTGCCGACGCCCTGGAAGCCGGACTGGCCGCGCAGCGGTCCGACGTTGTCCGCGACCAGCCGGATGATCTCGCCGAACCCGAGCGTCACGATCGCCAGGTAGTCGCCGCGCAGCCGCAGGGTCGGCGTGCCCAGCACGATCCCGAAGATCATCGTGATGACCATCGCCAGCGGCAGCGTCCACAGGTAGGGCAGGTGGTGCAGGCTGGAGTTCGGGCTGGTGAACAGTGCCGCGACGTAGGCGCCGACGGCGAAGAAGCCGACGTAGCCCAGGTCGAGCAGACCCGCCTGGCCGACCACGACGTTGAGGCCGATGGCGACCAGCGCGTAGCGGGCGACGTCGAACATCGCGTTCGGGAAGTCGGTGCCGGTGGTCGCGATCAGCGGCGGGTTGAGCACCGGCAGGAAGTAGATCAGCACCACGACCGGGATGAGGATCGCCCACTGGGCCGGCCGGGAGAGGTTGTTCCACTGCTCGCGGATCGAGCGCCGCTTGGGCGGCGCGCTCACGGTCTGGGTCGTCATACGCGTGCCTTCCCGAGGGATTCGCCGAGGATGCCGGTCGGCCGGAACATCAGCACGACGATCAGCACGACGAACGCCACGATGTCCTTCCACTCGCCACCGAACAGCGACTGCCCGTAGTTCTCCACCAGGCCGAGGATGAACCCGCCGAGCAGCGCGCCGCGCAGGTTGCCGATCCCGCCGAGCACGGCGGCGGTGAAGGCCTTGATGCCCAGCAGGAACCCGCCGTTGTAGATGGCGCCCTGCGGGATGCGCATCATGTAGAACAGCGCGGCGGCACCGGCCAGCAGGCCACCGACGAGGAACGTGATCACGATGACCCGTTCCTTGTTGACGCCCATCAGCGTGGCGGTGTCCGGATCCTGCGCCACGGCGCGGATGCCGCGGCCCAGCCGGGTGCGGTTGACGAAGTAGTCGGCCACGAACCACAGCAGGACGGCGGCCACGAACAGGATGACGTGGATGTTGGTGACCGCGGCGCCGAAGAGCCGGAACAGGGTCTCCGGCTGCAGCAGCCGGATCTGCGGCTGCTGGTTGAGGCCGAACACCAGGCGCAGGCCCTGCTGGATGGCGAACGACGCGCCGATCGCGGTGATCAGGAAGACCAGGCGCGGCGCGTTCCGCTTCCTCAGCGGCCGGTAGGCCACGCGTTCCAGCAGCACCGCGGTGCCGCCGGAGGCCGCCATCGCCGCGAGGCAGGCGATCGCGAGGAAGAGGATGATCTCGAACACCGACAGGACCGGTGTGGCGCCGGGTCGGAAACCGAGCCCGTAGAAGGTCAGCCAGGTGGCGAAGGCGCCGACGACGAAGACCTCGGAGTGCGCGAAGTTGATGAGCTTGAGCACGCCGTAGACCAACGTGTAGCCCAGGGCCACGAGGGCGTAGATGCCGCCGAGCGCGAGGCCGTCGACGGTGTTGTTCCAGAACTGTTGCGCCAGACCGTGGACGTCGAAGGAGATCCAGCTGCCGGTCTGCGCGAGGAATGGTGTCATCGCGGGGTACAAGGACTCACTCTATTCCCGGGTACGGATCGGGCATGCACGCGGCGGTCGGCCGCGTGCATGCCCGAGTGGTCTTCAGCGTCAGCTGATCTGGCCGTTGTTGACGATCTTGCCGTTTTCCACGCGGTAGCTCCAGACCGGGGTGTCGGAGAGCTCGCCCTTGTCGTTCCACTTGAACTTCTTGGTCAGGCCCTGACCGTCGTAGTTCTTGACGAAGTTGAGCAGGCCCGCGCGGTCCTTGACGCCGCTGTCGATGCCCTTGAGCAGGATGGTGGTGACGTCGTAGCCCTCGGGCGAGTACGTGCCCGGGTCGGTGCCCTCGACCTGCTTGAAGGCCGCCGTGAAGTCCTTGAAGTTGTCCTCCGGGACGCACGGGCAGGTGAAGTAGGCGTTGGTGGCACCGGCGCCGGCACCCTTGAGGAACTCGTTGTCCTTGACGCCGTCGGGGCCGACGAACTTGGCGGTGACGCCCTTGTCGTTGAGCTGCTGGGCGAACGGCCCGGCCTCCGGGTAGTAGCCGGCGTAGAAGACGGCGTCCGGGTTCTCGGTCGAGATCTTGTTGACCACGGCGGAGAAGTCGGTCTGGCCGGTCTTCACCTTGTCCGTGCAGGAGGCCTTGGACCCGAGCGCCTGGATGACCTGGCTGGCCAGGCCGGTGCCGTACTCGGAGTCGTCCTCGACGACGCAGACCTTGTTGGCCTTGAGCGTGTCGGTGAGGAACTTGGCCGCCGCCGGGCCCTGGACCGAGTCGTTGCCCATGCCGCGGAAGAAGGTCTTCCAGCCGTTCTGGGCCAGGCCGGGGTTGGTCGCCGAGGGGGTGATCGTCACCAGGCCGGCCTGGTTGAACAGGTTGCCCGCGGCCTTGGACTCACCGGAGAACGGCAGCCCGACCACGCCGAGGATGTCCGGCTCGTTGATGATCTGGGTGACCACACCGGGCGCCTTGTCCGGCTTGCCCTCCGTCTCGAACTGCTTCAGCGTGACCTGGCAGTTCGGGTTGGACTCGTTGTGCTGCTTCACGGCCAGGTCGGCGCCGCGCAGGATGTTCTGGCCGAGCGCCGCGCTGGTGCCGTTGATGGTGCCCGCGTAAGCGATCGAGACTCCCGAGCACACCGCCTTGCCGTCGCCACGCGGGTTCGCCGCATTGGCGGCCTGCGAAGGCGCCGCCGCCGAGCCGGTGGTGTTGCCCGACGAGCTCCCCTGGTCACGCGCCGCGCACGCACCCAGCGCCAGCGTTGCTGCCGCCGCCAGCACGAGAACTCGCGTGAGTCGTGCTCCTGACACTCGTTCCTCCAATATCCAGCCGGCCGCCGGAGCGGCCGTCCCTCGACAGGGACCTAACGGGCGCTGAACGTAACCGTCCGAGGTGGCGGTGCACAGCGGTACGCGCTGTCTTGTTTCCACATCGTGACGGGGGTCACTATAG
Coding sequences within it:
- a CDS encoding ABC transporter ATP-binding protein yields the protein MTLLELDGVSVHYGRIQAVSELSLTVDEGEIVALIGANGAGKSTTMRAISGIRPLSAGRISFAGEDITKLRADLRVVRGISQVPEGRGVFPGMTVAENLDMGAYARKDRRNLQPDLDRVFDLFPRLAERRNQAGGTLSGGEQQMLAMGRALMAKPRLLLLDEPSMGLAPQFIQQIFRIVTEINNQGTTVLLVEQNAQQALSRAHRAYVLETGRITKTGTGPELLADSAIKEAYLGVA
- a CDS encoding ABC transporter ATP-binding protein, translating into MSHPHEDTPFEGGLVAEVARMNAAELAEHEAEVAEAVAVDRDIQVEVGQTLLELRDVTLKFGGLTALDSVSFGIRRGEILGLIGPNGAGKTTCFNAMTGVYRPTSGQVLLEDKPLGKASRHEITRRGIARTFQNIRLFGEMTALENVVVGTDARHRTSVVGALLRLPRHHREEKTAVERAMALLEFVGIADRAADKAKNLPYGYQRRLEIARAMATEPKLLCLDEPAAGFNPAEKEELMGLIRKIRDDGFTVLLIEHDMKLVMGVTDRIVVLEFGKKIADGLPAEIRENPAVIAAYLGVPDDDAA
- a CDS encoding branched-chain amino acid ABC transporter permease; this translates as MTTQTVSAPPKRRSIREQWNNLSRPAQWAILIPVVVLIYFLPVLNPPLIATTGTDFPNAMFDVARYALVAIGLNVVVGQAGLLDLGYVGFFAVGAYVAALFTSPNSSLHHLPYLWTLPLAMVITMIFGIVLGTPTLRLRGDYLAIVTLGFGEIIRLVADNVGPLRGQSGFQGVGTDSAGKPFFANATQWYWLTITIIIAILLLVGNLERSRVGRAWVSIREDEDVAEIMGVAVFRFKIWAFVIGAAIGGLSGALYAGKLGFVNNQSFDVITSMLFLAAVVLGGAGNKVGVLLGAIVVAYLPLRFVQLADYNYLIFGIALIILMIFRPQGLLGARQRLLARGRQAYQRLLGRGEQISGDSALSADMQGGPR
- a CDS encoding branched-chain amino acid ABC transporter permease; the protein is MTPFLAQTGSWISFDVHGLAQQFWNNTVDGLALGGIYALVALGYTLVYGVLKLINFAHSEVFVVGAFATWLTFYGLGFRPGATPVLSVFEIILFLAIACLAAMAASGGTAVLLERVAYRPLRKRNAPRLVFLITAIGASFAIQQGLRLVFGLNQQPQIRLLQPETLFRLFGAAVTNIHVILFVAAVLLWFVADYFVNRTRLGRGIRAVAQDPDTATLMGVNKERVIVITFLVGGLLAGAAALFYMMRIPQGAIYNGGFLLGIKAFTAAVLGGIGNLRGALLGGFILGLVENYGQSLFGGEWKDIVAFVVLIVVLMFRPTGILGESLGKARV
- a CDS encoding branched-chain amino acid ABC transporter substrate-binding protein, translated to MLAAAATLALGACAARDQGSSSGNTTGSAAAPSQAANAANPRGDGKAVCSGVSIAYAGTINGTSAALGQNILRGADLAVKQHNESNPNCQVTLKQFETEGKPDKAPGVVTQIINEPDILGVVGLPFSGESKAAGNLFNQAGLVTITPSATNPGLAQNGWKTFFRGMGNDSVQGPAAAKFLTDTLKANKVCVVEDDSEYGTGLASQVIQALGSKASCTDKVKTGQTDFSAVVNKISTENPDAVFYAGYYPEAGPFAQQLNDKGVTAKFVGPDGVKDNEFLKGAGAGATNAYFTCPCVPEDNFKDFTAAFKQVEGTDPGTYSPEGYDVTTILLKGIDSGVKDRAGLLNFVKNYDGQGLTKKFKWNDKGELSDTPVWSYRVENGKIVNNGQIS